ATTTATGAATTGAGAAATTTTCTAAGAGTTTGAAAACAGTGGGGGTTCTATTGAAAATGTTGGGTTAATTACAAAATCATTCCTAGAGTTTtcacaattttacaaaataatctGAAACTCCTCATTTTTTGCACCGTCATACATGGATTTTGAAAAGTAGAACTGATATTTGTAGTAATGCGCAACTATTgcgcactcattttaaaaaaagtgtaaatatGTGATCCgcgtgaaaaaattaatttttttttatgatggacCCTATTCTTTTACAAAAGGAGTGTCTAGCACGTGCATAACCAAtgactatatttaacattactcgatCCTCTCACAATGAGGCTAGATGTTCTGATGTTCATGGTATTTGTATGGGTTTCATAAAGTGACTCGTATGAAATGTGGAGGTTGAGTTGGTGATCTGCTTGGGTTCACAGAAAATGTATGGATTAAGCTGTAGGGGAATATCATATGCATGTACATTTGTGATCATTCCACACTCGGACTGTACTAAACATTGAACGGGGGAATCCCTTCTTGTTCTCAGCAAAGAAAAAACAGGGGATAATCCTTCTTGCACaaggatgagagaattttcaaGGAACCTGACTGAACTCTCTTTGAAGCAATTGTTGCTCAGTCAAAGTGACACAGTAATCTCGGACCACCTTGCTAACTCCACCAAACACATAGCTAGACTCAACCAAACACATACCTATCTATAATCTTACAAGCCTCGTACTGGCATTCTATTTTACAACAGAGGCAGGGGGGAGGGAGAGGCTCTCGGCATTGACAAGCTGGTGTAAGTGTAGTACAACCTCAAACATACCATATAAGCTGAGGTATTCATAGATTTATTACTTTGGTGCCGAAGATGAAACTGAAGGAATTTACATCAACCAATTTGATCTCGGCATGCTTGGGTATAAGAATCAGAATTGTTCCAGAACCAGCTTTCGCATGAAATCCTCTGGAGCTGCAAAGCAATACAACCGAAGTGTTACCCAACTACCAAGTTTCCTGCCGTAAGAGGAGATTTTAACCAAAGATATATTGCTCAAATATAGCATGCAAGTATGATAGAGTGATGGCTTGTCTTTGGAGGAAGATTGGTACCTAAGCCACCAGTGAACAGTCTGAACTGCCCAAGGGCCTGCCTGATAAACATCTCAACTCCACTCACCACAGTGGCCCCTATCTCTGCAGCCTCTTGCAAGAGCCGTGTATTTCTAGGCGTATAAACCGCATCAAAAACTAGTCCATATGCTCTCAGGGCGTCCTAAACAAGCATGAAATGAGAATCAATCTATTGATCAGTATGTGGTACTTTGAGCAATATGTGCTCTTTGATATAtaaggagagagagaaccttCGAAACAGGAGTTTGATCTGAATTAGGTTCCATTCCTATTGCAGAAGCATTGGCAAGGATCATGTCCTTCTCTGGGCTGAATCTTTCTAGACATTCATATGGAAAAGCTTCTCCTGAAACTGCATCTGCAAGAGCCTTTGCTCTTTCTTTTCACAAAAGAATGTCATGGTTAGAGAGGATAAAgctgtatttttttctttaatgttatGGTAAAGAGAACATATGGCCTATTACCATAACTCCTGTTGAATATGACAACCCTAGCTCCTCTACTTTTAGCTCCAAAGGCAAGTGCTCTTCCTGCACCCCCTGCTCCAACCAAAACAAAAGTTTTCCCAGCTATAGGAGAAGTATCTGATGCTTCTCCTTTGAGAAGTCGTCTATCTGCTCACACAAatgagaaattaataattttacccAGACTATCACCTGATTGATCAATCTATAATGTTACCTACACTATCATTATACATGGTCTTCCATCAAGGAATCATCCTTTTCAGATTGCTTGTAGTTCTGTTTAAGAAAATCTTCATATTAATGATGGTATTGGAAAACAACATAAGTATAGCTCATGGACCATTCTATGCATAATTCAATAAAGTAAACCAGTATGAAACTTTGAGAGATTCCATCATAAAGAAAGTACACTTTTCTCCCGAGAACAATACCCATTTCAGCCAGTAGGCTCTCTCAACACCACCTTGAAGATAGAAAAACCACCAAATCATGTTCTTAGCCACAGTACTAACCAGGTTTTAGGGTATGGTAGATTAGAAAGGCGGATAGAGGCATACAGCCAGATTCCAAATAGTCAACAAAGTCAAACTTGGTATTTTAGTACCTCTTAGTGCATCCTCAATTGCAGTGATAGAAGCCTCACAATCTGTATTATAACCAATCAGCTTCCCATCAATAGGCCTTCTTACTATAGTGTTCACAGCTCCTATGGACTGATTGAGAAAGCACAGCACAATTTAGAAGATATTGTAAACATGATCCCACTATTAACACAGCAAGTGAAACAAAATAGTGTGCCTTAGAACTGAAATTATCAAATACGATAATTGATGTCTAGTATCTAAGTCTCCATGGATGCTTGTAAATGTCAAACTGATGGATTTGAGCAAATTGCAATTACTGAGCTGAGGCCTATATATCTTCTACACCTTCATACCAGGACTTGTACCAGATTCTTCAGCTCAGGATGGAATTTGGCTTCATAAAGTAATAGAGCAGGTAACAGTACAACACCGGATAATAATAAGTTCATTAAACATAACCTCAATTTGTCTGACAGGGGATTGCGCCCAAAAGAAAACCGACCCAACCAAAGAACCAAGCTGGAATACATAGTTTGACCCCTGATGTGTCATCCAACACGACTTTTCCAAGCAAACCATGAGGGAGTGTGTGCTTAATTAGCTAACTTTTGgcactttcttttcttgttcCCGTAGTAATTTGTTTACCAaaagagaaactaattagtcAACATTAAGTTTAatttagaagaagaaaacgcaATGCACATTACCAAGTCTACTGACCTTAGCCAATGGATGTACTTCATCACAGCATCCAACAGCTGCTTCCTTGTGTGGGATTCCAACACTACAATTTTTGTCAAATAGAGGGAAAAACATTCATATGAGAACCAAGAATCGAGAGCACTACAATTTATAAATACTGACCTGTGCAAAAATGTGGAGCACCacattgaaaaaacaaatgccTAATAAGCAACATTGGATTCTGACAACCAATGAACTAAATTGCGAAAACTGAACCCTGTTATGGATTGTGAACAGAAGGTTTGGGTAATAATAGGAGTTCTAACAACCTAGGTGGTAAAATTATCAGGAAGTTTAGAAAAGGAACCAGGTTGAAAAGACATAAACCTAGCTCGACAAGCAATGGGAagctcttctttttcttctatcaTAAGCATACCTGAAACCTGCGAAGTCGGTGCCCGTATAGGTTTCAAAGAACTCCTTGATATCATCGACGAGCATGGGGACGTAAATTCCATTATATCCAGTGTGTCTGAATGCGGGGTTGTGCAGAATGGGACCCTTGCTATGGCCTACCGGGTTTGAAATGAGACCAAAAACTTTCGTATCTGCGTTCAGGTGTTCAAGCTTGTAAACGTGTTTAATGCTGAGTAAAGTTGGCAACCCAGGTATTGATTTGCATTCCAGAGATCCATAGACTAGAAAACCACCAAATTTAGGACCCAATAGTTGGCTTATTAGACCTCTACTGCCCGCTGCAATAACAATTAATGGCACCTGAATAGACATAACAGCAGTAAATATGCCTGGTGTTGTTTAAACAAAAAGACACAAaggaaaggagaaagaagaatACGAGTTTTGCTATGCACCAGAaaagcttttcatttttcaaaacaaaggaAACACTAGAGTTGCAATCGATTTTCAAAGTCTGCCTTTTAGTTTTTCTGTGTTTAAGCTGAATGTGCAATATTGCTGAATTTTATTGCTGtacaaaacacatttttattgcggaataatctcacattgcctgtggacaaggtcttgagtatgtttataaagaattaataattcTCTCTTatagaaccggttttatgagatgagttaggctcatgaatttggtatcagagcctgcCACAGGATGAATGGAGGCTCACACTACTTACCCTGTGATAAGGACCATAAAAAAATACCGGCCACCACGTGATGGAGGGTGTTGAAGAATAATCTCATATTGCCTGTGAACAAAGTcttagacatgtttataaggaatacATATTTCTCTCTTATAGAatcggttttatgagatgaactagtctataaatttcttcaatttttaggCACGATTTTAACAAGAGGTACTTTGCGTTCTCCTAGAAAACATTTGAGAgcaattacaaaatcttaagCACGAAAGTTTAGAATTTGTGGCGTGATTATGAAAGACATGCATAAACATCATTCATGTATGTGAATCATCCTGGTGAATTTTCGGAAAATACCTGGCAGCGAGTGAGCATCTCAAAAACCGGTGCTAGATCAGTGATATAATCCACGTCAATTACAAGCTTGATAACATCTGCCCCAGTAGATTGCATGCATGCAATCAGATGACCCAGTTTCTCTGTCGAAGGTTTCCCGCCGTTCACATAACTTGATACGATAATTCTGCTATTCACACGCCCGTACAAGTGCTCAGCCATGACAATAATATCCGATGCTACCTGCAGCAAAGCTCCATTAATTCAGCTACGTTAACGGACAGAGCAACACGTCTACAAAGCAGATGTACGtatatctccttatacttaaaagtgcCTATCGCCCCATGAAAAGTGAGAtaaacagtaatgaacagtaaCCATTTTCTTCCTCCCGTCACGTCCCTCTCTACCTCACAGCAAAATCCCCACTTCCCCCTACGTCCCTCTCTGCAAATtcaccacaaaatcaccacataCATGTCCCTCTCTACCTCACAGCAAAATCCTCACTTCCCCTTACGTCCCTATCTGCAAATTCACCATAAAATCACCACATATACTTCCCTCTCTACCTCATagcaaaatcaccacaaaatcacCATACAAATCACAGAATTACCAaacaaatttccacacaaatcacaaatcaacagATCCGTGAAGAGAGAAGGGAAGCTGGGGCTTCGACTAGAGGAGGAGGGGTCGTCGGCGAAAGACGATGctgctggtggtggtgcggtggcgtaggggtggccaatggcggcgcTACGGGAAGAAACCCGTGCGTCAAGACCTATTTCGGGTTGGTCGCGTGCGGCTAAGGAGGACCTGCCAAGGGGCTTCGAGAGTGGGGTTTGCTCGCCGGCGTGAGGGGAAGCCGGTGAGGTGGTTGGTTACGCCGCAGGATGGCGCACAATGGTGTTGGGCTGCTTGAAGGAGGAGatcgggtgagagagagagagggaagacgcGCGCGGAAGGGAGGAGCTGCCAAGGGACTTCGACGGTGGGGTTTGATCGCCGGCATGAGGGGAAGCCGGTGACGTGGTCGGTGAGACCGCAAGGTGGCGCACTgctgcttgagggaggagattGCGTGAGAGAGAGGGCGGACGAGGCTGAgcggaaggagagagagggagagagagagaaagtgaggggaaaaggATCGTTTTCGGATTTAAATCCAGTCATTCATcataatctctaaatttgattcaatggtaaaaatttaataatgattaaattaatttaaaataattaattaatatataaatatcatatcataaataaattatcaaatttaatttataaaatactaatagttttgagatttaaattcaattcttcatcataaatctctaaatttgatctaataataaaaatttaaatacagatttaaattaatttaaaatagataattaatatataaatatcataccataaataaattatcaaatttaatttataaaatattaaattttttgagatttaaatctaACCCTTCATCATAACTCTCTAAATTTGATTCaatggtgaaaatttaaatactgatttaaattaatttaaaatagataattaatatataaatatcatatcataaataaattattaaatttaatttataaaatactaatatttcatcattaaataaatgatgaaattttgttaaatattttaaaaaaaataaaaatatataaataattagagttttaatataatttaaatatgataatattcttaattaactaaagagAACTGCTACAACTACAGAAAAAGTAGTTCGAAAATGTGTCCTGAATGTgtctttcacttttttatttttcttttatttttttcatgtatttttttaatcatcataaacattttttaaaaaaataaaaaattaacgacatcattaaaaaacacttccttaattactaggtaaaaaaaaaaaaaaaaaaaaaggccgagAGAGGGAAGACGTGGCTGAGCGGaatgagagagaaggagaaagagaaagcgAGACGAAAATGAAACTTTTTAGGATTTAagggttcgtttgttttcagagatgagatgagatgagattaaagttaaaaagttaaataaagtattattaaaatatattttttaatattatttttattttgatatttgaaaaggttgaattgtttattttattttgtattgaaagttgggaaagttgtaataattagatgagatgagatgttttctgaaaacaaacgaagtcTAAATCTAACCCTTCATCTTAACTCTCCAAATTTGATCTaatggtaaaaatttaaatactgatttaaattaatttaaaatcgataattaacatataaatatcatatcataaataaattatcaaatttaatttataaaatactaatctttcaaatgatgaaattttgttaaatatttttaaaaaagtataactatataaataattagaattttaacataatttaaatatgataatattcttaattaactaaagagAACTGTTACAGCTAACAAAAAAGTAGCCCGAAAATATGTCCTGAAtgtgtatttcatttttttatttttctttccttttttttcatatatttttttaatcatcataaacatttttaaaaaaataaaaaattcacaacatcgttaaaaaatactttcttaatcactagataaaaaaaaaaaaaaaaaaaaaaataggcaaacgtccaatatatatatatatcacaattACTTGCACATAATTTTCAAATCAGCAAACAGCTTCATTGTCAAGCTTTACTTTGCTCCCAGAAAATTGGAGAAATCTTCATAACATGCTGATCAGAATCCAACTATATGCTAACTGTAAAGGAAAAGGAGTGTATTCGTATtgtgatatatatatctatatatatgaaagttgaGAAATACTTagtatatacaaaaaaaaaaaaaaaaaaaatcttacaaaaagtaaatttataaactactGTGAATAGATTATGTCAGATGTCACATcttaaaaatcttattattgCAAAGTATATCTAACGTGTCACATATCAAGTTAcgttaatttacttttataagaacTCTATGTAGACCAAACATTTAACATGAACAAGTGAGAATGCACCTCATAGTCCATTTCAACGAATTCAACATCTACTTCAAGAGCTAGTCTCAGTACTTGCAAGCAGAGAAACTTGCTGTCTCCTTTGCCTGAGGTCCTCGACGATTTGAGCCTGTATTTCAGCAAGTATTGGAGATTACTCGATGGATCTAATTTctctcttattatttattactaataGTCGTGTAAAAGCAGGGAAAAAAATGttagtttttaataatgtttataACTTGATTATGAAGTATTTTGGAAGTGTTGGCATTTTCAATTGCTGGTATCCTTGGAAGAGATTAGAATCGAGTCCAAGGGGGTGTGAAGTACgaaagatatttttttgttctcttttttcGCCCTATCATGTCTGATCTTATCCTTAAATAAGCTGCAGTGTAATATAATAAAAAGCATAgatcaataaaatgaaatccagatatttatggaaatttgGATTCCCATTGTGTAGCCTTTCATTAATTCAAGGGAATGTGGCATTGATCTTTAGTCAATGATCTTTTGGATGCTGGTTTTCGTTCAACATTGTTTTATTTAcacgtttggatttagaaatgagttgagatagttttagataaattaaataaaatattattagaatattatttttaatattattatttttttaaaatttgaaaaaattaaattatttattatattttatataaaaatttaaaaaatttataataataaaataaaatacgttAAAATGAGTTCTGAATACAAACCTTTGTGTTACTATTTGATCAGGAAATTTTATATACGCCATGTTATAAAAGTCTTTTTACTGTGAAGTAAATGTAATATACGAGATTTTTTTTCAGAAGACTAATATGCAATatttaatgatataaaaaatgtaaaaacaaaaaggatGTAGGTAGGGATGTAGTGCACAGATATGGACAGAATTAAGGATGAGTAGTACTAGTGATAAAATAGTAATAGGATACCTGTAAGAGACAATGGCAGGGAGAGTTCTGTGCTGAATGAGCTTCTTAACCTCAGAAATTTGGGAGAAGGACATGGAATCG
This genomic interval from Juglans microcarpa x Juglans regia isolate MS1-56 chromosome 4D, Jm3101_v1.0, whole genome shotgun sequence contains the following:
- the LOC121259267 gene encoding bifunctional 3-dehydroquinate dehydratase/shikimate dehydrogenase, chloroplastic-like isoform X1, producing the protein MTNGEWLLLKNSALLSLSLSLSLTHTYTEMAFKNNILVCTPLECETEEEMVGSMELAKAEGADLVELCVDSMSFSQISEVKKLIQHRTLPAIVSYRLKSSRTSGKGDSKFLCLQVLRLALEVDVEFVEMDYEVASDIIVMAEHLYGRVNSRIIVSSYVNGGKPSTEKLGHLIACMQSTGADVIKLVIDVDYITDLAPVFEMLTRCQVPLIVIAAGSRGLISQLLGPKFGGFLVYGSLECKSIPGLPTLLSIKHVYKLEHLNADTKVFGLISNPVGHSKGPILHNPAFRHTGYNGIYVPMLVDDIKEFFETYTGTDFAGFSVGIPHKEAAVGCCDEVHPLAKSIGAVNTIVRRPIDGKLIGYNTDCEASITAIEDALRDRRLLKGEASDTSPIAGKTFVLVGAGGAGRALAFGAKSRGARVVIFNRSYERAKALADAVSGEAFPYECLERFSPEKDMILANASAIGMEPNSDQTPVSKDALRAYGLVFDAVYTPRNTRLLQEAAEIGATVVSGVEMFIRQALGQFRLFTGGLAPEDFMRKLVLEQF
- the LOC121259267 gene encoding bifunctional 3-dehydroquinate dehydratase/shikimate dehydrogenase, chloroplastic-like isoform X3 encodes the protein MTNGEWLLLKNSALLSLSLSLSLTHTYTEMAFKNNILVCTPLECETEEEMVGSMELAKAEGADLVELCVDSMSFSQISEVKKLIQHRTLPAIVSYRLKSSRTSGKGDSKFLCLQVLRLALEVDVEFVEMDYEVASDIIVMAEHLYGRVNSRIIVSSYVNGGKPSTEKLGHLIACMQSTGADVIKLVIDVDYITDLAPVFEMLTRCQVPLIVIAAGSRGLISQLLGPKFGGFLVYGSLECKSIPGLPTLLSIKHVYKLEHLNADTKVFGLISNPVGHSKGPILHNPAFRHTGYNGIYVPMLVDDIKEFFETYTGTDFAGFSVGIPHKEAAVGCCDEVHPLAKVSRLDRRLLKGEASDTSPIAGKTFVLVGAGGAGRALAFGAKSRGARVVIFNRSYERAKALADAVSGEAFPYECLERFSPEKDMILANASAIGMEPNSDQTPVSKDALRAYGLVFDAVYTPRNTRLLQEAAEIGATVVSGVEMFIRQALGQFRLFTGGLAPEDFMRKLVLEQF
- the LOC121259267 gene encoding bifunctional 3-dehydroquinate dehydratase/shikimate dehydrogenase, chloroplastic-like isoform X2; protein product: MTNGEWLLLKNSALLSLSLSLSLTHTYTEMAFKNNILVCTPLECETEEEMVGSMELAKAEGADLVELCVDSMSFSQISEVKKLIQHRTLPAIVSYRLKSSRTSGKGDSKFLCLQVLRLALEVDVEFVEMDYEVASDIIVMAEHLYGRVNSRIIVSSYVNGGKPSTEKLGHLIACMQSTGADVIKLVIDVDYITDLAPVFEMLTRCQVPLIVIAAGSRGLISQLLGPKFGGFLVYGSLECKSIPGLPTLLSIKHVYKLEHLNADTKVFGLISNPVGHSKGPILHNPAFRHTGYNGIYVPMLVDDIKEFFETYTGTDFAGFSVGIPHKEAAVGCCDEVHPLAKSIGAVNTIVRRPIDGKLIGYNTDCEASITAIEDALRDRRLLKGEASDTSPIAGKTFVLVGAGGAGRALAFGAKSRGARVVIFNRSYERAKALADAVSGEAFPYECLERFSPEKDMILANASAIGMEPNSDQTPVSKDALRAYGLVFDAVYTPRNTRLLQEAAEIGATVVSGVEMFIRQALGQFRLFTGGLGNLVVG